A window of the Deltaproteobacteria bacterium genome harbors these coding sequences:
- the dnaA gene encoding chromosomal replication initiator protein DnaA yields MKQEQVWHDSRERLLQSLDNHRFNMWIKPLKVSPESDDRLLVLETPNQIAKKEIESSDILPLIRNVVTETAGRTELDVRINFVPQNGSSGDSSLNAPSTTGTLPSPSVQPAPDSTRNDPPRHRLMRRRLIDHFTFDRYIVGNGNQFAHAAAKAVADGSRSSSMMTRLAYNPLFIYGGVGLGKTHLLNAIGHELLKLSPKMRVVYASGEDFTNDVITALQTRRTEELRRLYRHECDLLLIDDIQFIADKDATQNEFFHVFDELYSANKQIVLTCDKHPDELKGIEERIISRFEWGLTADVKPPDIETKLAILKAKADEYRFHMPDDVMLFLAKHCGVHMRELEGSLTKVIAHCSMTREAPSLDRIAPLFRPVVVELPRKPTIEAIIRQVSTYYDVSYEEILSRRRFRHLALARQVAMYMCRELTDASFPMIGTAFGGKDHTTVMYAVDQMKFRRENDDNFQHQLEIIKQRILGS; encoded by the coding sequence ATGAAACAGGAACAGGTTTGGCACGATTCACGCGAGCGTTTGCTGCAATCCCTGGATAACCATCGCTTTAATATGTGGATCAAACCGCTGAAGGTCTCACCAGAAAGTGATGATCGTTTGCTCGTGCTGGAGACACCCAACCAGATCGCCAAAAAAGAGATAGAAAGTTCCGACATCCTGCCCCTGATCCGGAACGTTGTTACAGAAACAGCTGGCCGCACCGAACTCGACGTGCGTATCAATTTCGTTCCGCAAAACGGCTCCTCGGGCGATTCGTCACTTAATGCTCCATCGACCACCGGCACACTACCCAGCCCATCTGTGCAACCGGCTCCGGACAGCACACGGAACGACCCGCCCCGTCACCGCCTGATGCGGCGCCGGCTGATCGACCATTTTACGTTCGACCGTTACATCGTCGGCAACGGCAACCAGTTTGCGCATGCAGCCGCCAAAGCCGTGGCCGACGGCTCGCGCTCCTCCTCGATGATGACACGGCTGGCCTATAACCCCCTGTTCATTTACGGCGGCGTCGGGCTCGGCAAAACGCACCTGCTGAACGCCATCGGCCACGAACTCCTGAAACTGTCGCCCAAGATGCGCGTGGTCTATGCGTCTGGCGAGGACTTCACCAACGACGTGATTACCGCGCTGCAAACACGCCGTACCGAGGAACTTCGCCGTCTTTACAGGCACGAATGCGATCTGCTGCTGATTGACGACATCCAGTTCATTGCCGACAAGGACGCCACGCAGAACGAGTTTTTCCATGTCTTCGACGAGCTTTACTCGGCCAACAAGCAGATCGTACTCACCTGTGACAAGCACCCTGACGAGCTGAAAGGCATTGAGGAGCGAATCATCAGCCGGTTCGAGTGGGGCCTGACCGCAGATGTGAAGCCCCCGGATATCGAAACCAAGCTGGCCATTCTCAAGGCAAAGGCCGATGAATACCGGTTTCACATGCCTGATGACGTGATGCTGTTTCTGGCCAAGCATTGTGGTGTCCACATGCGTGAACTGGAGGGTTCGCTCACCAAGGTGATTGCCCACTGTTCAATGACCCGGGAAGCACCGTCACTGGACCGGATCGCGCCACTTTTCAGGCCCGTTGTTGTCGAGCTGCCTCGGAAGCCAACCATCGAGGCCATTATCCGCCAGGTATCCACCTACTATGACGTATCTTACGAGGAGATCCTTTCACGTCGGCGGTTCCGCCATCTGGCGCTGGCCCGGCAGGTCGCGATGTACATGTGCCGTGAATTGACTGACGCCAGCTTTCCGATGATTGGTACTGCCTTTGGCGGTAAAGACCATACTACTGTGATGTATGCGGTGGACCAGATGAAATTCCGTCGTGAGAATGACGATAACTTCCAGCACCAGCTGGAAATCATCAAGCAACGTATTCTGGGCAGCTGA
- a CDS encoding CbiX/SirB N-terminal domain-containing protein produces MVKNTETDAILLFAHGSRLSELKDELAAQIQLIKEISGYQIVEMSFLEITEPDMLGGVRRCVEQGAQRIRIVPYLLNMGSHVRRDLPERVEEAQQKFPGVEITVARHLGVDPLLAELVVKRAERG; encoded by the coding sequence ATGGTAAAGAACACGGAAACCGACGCCATTTTGCTGTTCGCACATGGCAGCCGTCTGTCCGAGCTCAAGGACGAGCTGGCGGCACAAATTCAGCTCATCAAGGAAATATCCGGCTACCAGATTGTCGAGATGAGCTTTCTGGAAATTACTGAACCGGACATGCTGGGAGGCGTTCGCAGGTGCGTGGAGCAGGGTGCCCAGCGTATCCGGATTGTGCCGTACCTGCTCAATATGGGAAGTCACGTCCGTCGTGACCTGCCGGAACGGGTGGAAGAGGCCCAGCAGAAGTTTCCGGGGGTGGAAATCACGGTAGCCCGGCATCTTGGTGTGGATCCGCTACTCGCCGAACTGGTGGTCAAGCGGGCCGAACGGGGGTGA
- the dnaN gene encoding DNA polymerase III subunit beta has translation MEFTIERSLFTDAMKSVQGAVERRNTMPILSNVYLSAEKNQVTLITTDMDVGIRVSLAADVKKTGTFTLGAKKLLELVQQPAGDKVTVKLQDNNRCQITVGRFQPTMYGLPGEDFPPLAPIDKGQFFTFDSQMLLDMIDKTVFAASSDESRIALNGVYVERSPKNDGMLRMVATDGHRLTLVEREIESAKEAIGQSGVIIHRKSVQELRKLCERAPKVELSIQKSHVVAKADGTVLVMRLVDAEFPRYANVIPQKSDRIMKVNRSDFLGALQRASILADERTHLVKLKLDKGELTTECSNQSQGETTEKLSCDYNSAPLLVGFNVLYLIAAIDHTSGDEIEIAVIDEINPATISGADDTNYLNVIMPMRI, from the coding sequence ATGGAATTCACCATTGAGCGCAGTCTCTTTACCGATGCAATGAAGTCTGTTCAGGGTGCTGTTGAGCGTCGAAATACGATGCCGATACTTTCCAATGTGTACCTGAGTGCCGAGAAAAATCAGGTTACGCTCATCACGACCGATATGGATGTTGGTATCCGGGTGAGTCTGGCGGCTGATGTGAAAAAGACCGGAACCTTTACACTGGGTGCCAAGAAGCTCTTGGAGCTTGTTCAGCAGCCAGCGGGGGACAAGGTCACCGTGAAGCTCCAGGACAACAACCGGTGCCAGATCACGGTGGGGCGTTTTCAGCCAACCATGTATGGGCTTCCGGGAGAAGATTTTCCTCCACTGGCACCGATCGACAAGGGACAGTTCTTCACTTTTGATAGCCAGATGCTTCTGGACATGATCGATAAAACCGTCTTTGCAGCTTCAAGTGACGAATCGCGTATTGCTTTAAACGGCGTCTACGTTGAGCGTTCACCAAAAAACGACGGAATGCTCAGGATGGTGGCCACAGATGGACACCGGCTGACCCTGGTCGAGCGAGAAATAGAAAGTGCGAAGGAAGCGATCGGACAGTCCGGTGTCATCATTCATCGCAAGTCGGTGCAGGAATTGCGCAAACTTTGCGAGCGGGCACCAAAGGTTGAGCTGTCAATCCAGAAGAGTCATGTGGTTGCCAAAGCTGATGGCACGGTATTGGTAATGCGGCTTGTTGATGCGGAGTTTCCCCGGTACGCGAACGTCATCCCCCAAAAGTCGGACCGTATTATGAAGGTGAACCGGTCAGATTTTCTCGGTGCGTTGCAGCGGGCATCAATTCTGGCGGATGAGCGAACCCACCTTGTTAAACTCAAGCTGGACAAAGGGGAGCTCACCACCGAATGCAGCAACCAGAGCCAGGGTGAAACAACTGAAAAGCTGTCGTGTGACTACAACAGCGCTCCCCTCTTGGTTGGTTTTAACGTGCTGTACCTGATTGCCGCCATTGACCATACCAGCGGTGATGAAATCGAAATAGCAGTCATTGATGAAATCAATCCGGCTACAATTTCTGGGGCTGATGACACCAATTACCTCAATGTGATCATGCCCATGCGGATCTGA
- the gyrB gene encoding DNA topoisomerase (ATP-hydrolyzing) subunit B produces the protein MSSSVEETVERPASEYGESSIQVLEGLEAVRKRPGMYIGDTDDGTGLHHCIFEVVDNSVDEAIAGYCTNIRVVVHSDNSVTVEDDGRGIPTGMHPTQGRPACEVVMTVLHAGGKFDHNAYKVSGGLHGVGVSVVNGLSEWLALEIRREGKVHQMRFERGAVAKELEVVGTTDRTGTKVTFRADPQIFTSIEFNYETIASRLRNLAFLNKGLSIEFLDERTGKQALFNYPGGLVSFVAYLNESRKIIHGQPIHFTTEKDGIVVEVAMAYNDSYSTIENSFTNNIFNRDGGTHQEGFRAALTRAINSYIQKNPSLVKGDYSITGEDVREGLTAIVSVKVPDPKFNSQTKDRLVSSEVKGITMNVVNEGLTTYFEENPAAAKAIIGKAAEAATAREAARKARELTRRKNALDVANLPGKLADCQERDPSKCEIYLVEGESAGGSAKQGRDRAFQAILPLKGKILNVEKARFDQMLSHEEIGTLIRALGTGIGGEEFDPAKLRYHQIIIMTDADVDGSHIRTLLLTFLFRHMAPLIERGHVYIAQPPLYRVKKGKTERYIQTEPELEKFLIDLGTEGLTLQGQGGQLLQGGELRDWLETVSRYEKVLQRIERRHCDPRVVEAFLKITREAGAVDPEAFRSEPRSEEVMASVLEYLTERYPEAGPVDPYLPKDQEHGTFSFKFITNYRSQRFDTLLNQEEFELPEWAELRRLEPTILKAGDRPFRLVSEKGAVEYQSIHDVRAAIMEQSKKGYQITRYKGLGEMNPEQLWETTLDPARRLLLRVNVADAIAADQVFSVLMGDEVEPRKAFIYKHALDVKELDI, from the coding sequence ATGTCCAGTAGCGTCGAAGAAACAGTAGAAAGACCGGCTTCCGAGTACGGCGAATCGTCAATCCAGGTGCTTGAAGGGCTGGAAGCGGTCCGCAAGCGCCCCGGGATGTATATCGGCGACACCGACGACGGCACAGGCCTGCACCACTGCATTTTTGAAGTTGTGGACAACTCGGTGGATGAAGCCATTGCCGGCTATTGCACGAACATCCGGGTGGTCGTGCATTCCGACAACTCCGTCACGGTCGAGGATGATGGCCGAGGCATTCCGACGGGCATGCATCCCACCCAGGGCCGGCCGGCCTGTGAAGTGGTGATGACGGTGCTCCATGCCGGCGGCAAGTTTGATCACAATGCCTACAAGGTGTCCGGCGGATTGCACGGTGTCGGTGTTTCCGTGGTGAATGGTCTCAGCGAATGGCTCGCTCTCGAAATCCGGCGTGAGGGCAAGGTTCACCAGATGCGTTTTGAGCGCGGGGCGGTAGCAAAAGAGCTGGAGGTCGTCGGAACTACCGACCGTACCGGAACAAAGGTAACCTTTCGCGCCGATCCCCAGATTTTTACCAGTATCGAGTTCAACTACGAAACGATCGCCAGCCGGTTGCGCAATCTCGCTTTTCTGAACAAGGGACTTTCCATCGAGTTCCTTGATGAGCGTACCGGCAAACAGGCCTTGTTCAATTATCCGGGCGGCCTTGTCAGTTTCGTTGCGTACCTGAACGAGAGCCGCAAGATTATCCACGGCCAGCCGATCCATTTCACGACCGAGAAGGACGGCATAGTCGTGGAAGTGGCGATGGCCTACAACGATTCCTATTCGACCATCGAGAACTCCTTTACCAACAACATCTTCAACCGTGACGGTGGAACCCATCAGGAGGGCTTCCGTGCCGCGCTTACACGGGCAATCAACAGCTACATTCAGAAGAACCCGTCGCTGGTGAAGGGCGATTATTCGATTACCGGTGAAGATGTGCGCGAAGGGCTTACGGCGATTGTTTCCGTTAAGGTTCCAGACCCCAAGTTCAATTCGCAAACCAAGGATCGTCTGGTTTCAAGCGAAGTGAAGGGCATCACGATGAACGTGGTCAACGAGGGTCTGACCACCTATTTTGAGGAAAATCCCGCTGCGGCCAAGGCGATTATCGGCAAGGCTGCCGAAGCCGCGACAGCCCGCGAAGCTGCCAGAAAGGCCCGTGAACTGACGCGCCGGAAGAATGCTCTCGACGTGGCAAACCTGCCAGGAAAACTTGCGGATTGCCAGGAGCGGGATCCTTCGAAGTGTGAAATCTACCTCGTTGAGGGAGAGTCGGCCGGTGGAAGCGCCAAACAGGGCCGTGACCGTGCTTTTCAGGCAATTCTCCCGCTCAAAGGAAAGATACTGAATGTCGAGAAAGCCCGCTTCGACCAGATGCTGTCCCATGAGGAAATAGGCACCCTTATCCGGGCGCTCGGGACAGGTATTGGCGGCGAGGAGTTCGATCCGGCGAAACTCCGGTATCACCAGATCATCATCATGACCGACGCGGATGTTGACGGCTCCCACATCCGTACGCTGCTTCTAACATTCCTGTTCCGGCACATGGCGCCGTTGATCGAACGTGGGCATGTTTACATCGCCCAGCCGCCGCTTTACCGGGTGAAGAAGGGAAAAACCGAAAGGTACATCCAGACGGAACCAGAGCTGGAAAAGTTCCTGATCGATTTGGGTACCGAAGGCCTTACGCTCCAGGGGCAGGGAGGGCAGCTGCTCCAGGGCGGAGAACTACGCGACTGGCTGGAAACGGTATCCCGGTACGAAAAAGTGCTCCAGAGGATTGAGCGGCGGCACTGCGATCCGCGGGTGGTAGAGGCGTTCCTCAAGATTACCCGGGAAGCCGGGGCCGTGGACCCGGAGGCATTCCGTTCGGAACCCCGTTCCGAGGAGGTCATGGCCTCGGTGCTGGAATACCTTACGGAGCGCTATCCTGAAGCGGGCCCGGTTGACCCATACCTGCCGAAGGACCAGGAGCACGGCACATTCAGTTTCAAGTTTATCACCAACTATCGCAGCCAGCGGTTTGACACTCTTCTGAACCAGGAGGAGTTCGAACTACCTGAATGGGCAGAGCTCCGGAGACTGGAACCAACAATCCTGAAGGCTGGCGACCGGCCGTTCCGGCTGGTGTCGGAAAAGGGCGCGGTCGAATACCAGTCGATTCACGACGTACGGGCAGCCATCATGGAGCAGTCCAAGAAGGGCTATCAGATTACCCGGTACAAGGGCCTCGGCGAGATGAATCCCGAACAACTGTGGGAGACGACGCTGGATCCAGCGCGGCGGCTTCTCCTGCGGGTCAATGTCGCGGACGCCATAGCCGCCGATCAGGTTTTTTCCGTTCTCATGGGCGATGAGGTGGAGCCCCGCAAAGCTTTCATTTACAAACATGCCCTCGATGTGAAGGAACTCGATATCTGA